In one Cellulomonas sp. JZ18 genomic region, the following are encoded:
- the atpB gene encoding F0F1 ATP synthase subunit A: protein MPLAAEEGGFHAPTIADFFPHPVLFEGTFAEFNRMQLVRIIAAVVLVVLMVVAARRAKLVPSRGQNVAELLLDFVRVNVAEDIIGKEKAHKYVALLTTIFFAILAFNLTGIIPGLNIAGTSLIGLPVMLALWVYVMYLGAGIRHHGLGGFLKTSLFPPGVPPFLYVLLTPVEFLTVFILRPATLAIRLMANMVAGHLMLVLCFSATDFFVRSMSGMTVFAVPSLLGGFAITLFEVFVAALQAYIFVVLTAVYISLSIADEH from the coding sequence ATGCCGCTCGCCGCGGAAGAGGGCGGCTTCCACGCGCCCACCATCGCGGACTTCTTCCCGCACCCGGTCCTGTTCGAGGGCACCTTCGCCGAGTTCAACCGCATGCAGCTCGTCCGCATCATCGCGGCGGTCGTGCTCGTGGTCCTCATGGTCGTGGCGGCCCGCCGAGCGAAGCTCGTGCCGAGCCGCGGGCAGAACGTCGCCGAGCTCCTGCTCGACTTCGTGCGGGTCAACGTGGCCGAGGACATCATCGGCAAGGAGAAGGCGCACAAGTACGTCGCCCTCCTGACGACGATCTTCTTCGCGATCCTCGCGTTCAACCTCACGGGCATCATCCCCGGCCTCAACATCGCCGGGACGTCGCTGATCGGCCTGCCGGTCATGCTCGCGCTGTGGGTGTACGTCATGTACCTCGGCGCCGGCATCCGCCACCACGGCCTCGGCGGCTTCCTCAAGACGAGCCTGTTCCCCCCGGGCGTCCCGCCGTTCCTGTACGTGCTGCTGACGCCGGTGGAGTTCCTCACCGTCTTCATCCTGCGGCCGGCGACGCTGGCCATCCGACTCATGGCGAACATGGTCGCCGGGCACCTCATGCTGGTGCTCTGCTTCTCCGCCACGGACTTCTTCGTCCGCTCCATGTCGGGCATGACCGTCTTCGCGGTCCCGAGCCTGCTCGGCGGGTTCGCCATCACCCTCTTCGAGGTGTTCGTCGCCGCGCTGCAGGCGTACATCTTCGTCGTCCTCACCGCCGTGTACATCAGCCTGTCCATCGCGGACGAGCACTGA
- the atpE gene encoding ATP synthase F0 subunit C, with translation MILAAADAVSGNIATVGYGLAVLGPGIGLGILIGKTVEGIARQPEVAGQLRTTMFIGIGFVEVLGLLGLITGFLFT, from the coding sequence ATGATCCTCGCCGCCGCCGACGCCGTCTCCGGGAACATCGCGACCGTCGGCTACGGCCTCGCGGTGCTCGGCCCGGGTATCGGTCTGGGCATCCTCATCGGCAAGACCGTCGAGGGCATCGCCCGCCAGCCCGAGGTCGCCGGCCAGCTGCGCACCACCATGTTCATCGGTATCGGCTTCGTCGAGGTCCTCGGCCTCCTCGGCCTCATCACCGGCTTCCTCTTCACGTGA
- a CDS encoding F0F1 ATP synthase subunit B produces the protein MSTAAFAAVVTAAEGEAPSGIQLLIPAGYDIFWSIVVLVGIAVPFYRYVLPKFQAVLDERTRRIEGGIAQAETAQAEAAAALAENQQLLADARAEAARIREEARAEGSQIKAEARTAAQEEAARILENAQRQIDAERQQAAVSLRADVGALATELASKIVGESLEDEARRSRVVDRFLDDLEATTTTSAGKGS, from the coding sequence GTGAGCACGGCCGCGTTCGCGGCCGTCGTGACGGCCGCCGAGGGAGAGGCCCCGAGCGGGATCCAGCTGCTGATCCCGGCCGGGTACGACATCTTCTGGTCGATCGTCGTCCTCGTCGGCATCGCCGTGCCGTTCTACCGGTACGTCCTGCCGAAGTTCCAGGCCGTGCTCGACGAGCGCACGCGCCGCATCGAGGGCGGCATCGCCCAGGCGGAGACGGCGCAGGCCGAGGCCGCGGCAGCGCTGGCGGAGAACCAGCAGCTGCTGGCCGACGCCCGTGCCGAGGCGGCGCGCATCCGCGAGGAGGCGCGCGCCGAGGGCAGCCAGATCAAGGCCGAGGCGCGCACCGCCGCGCAGGAGGAGGCCGCGCGCATCCTCGAGAACGCGCAGCGGCAGATCGACGCCGAGCGTCAGCAGGCGGCGGTGTCGCTGCGCGCCGACGTCGGCGCGCTCGCGACCGAGCTCGCGTCGAAGATCGTCGGCGAGTCGCTCGAGGACGAGGCGCGTCGGTCGCGCGTCGTCGACCGGTTCCTCGACGACCTCGAGGCCACCACGACGACGAGCGCGGGCAAGGGGAGCTGA
- a CDS encoding MraY family glycosyltransferase, whose product MRVYALVMLIAAVVTYLLMPLARWCALRWGAITAVRDRDVHAIPTPRLGGMAMFGGLLVAVLIASRLPFLSGLFDNPRPVIGIVGGAALVCALGVADDIWDLDWLTKLMGQVLAAGFLAWQGVLLYQLPIAGVLVGSTRTWVFVTVVSVVVAMNAVNFVDGLDGLAAGVLAIGGAAFFLYAYLLTRGTSQGDYSSLAALVLAVLVGVCVGFLPHNAYPARIFMGDSGSMLLGFVMAAAAIVVTGQIDPKAVVDRVQFPAYVPILLPVAVLVLPLLDMGLAIVRRLLKGKSPFHPDRLHLHHRLLALGHSHRRAVLIMYVWTAVLAFGVAALAVWSTTTVLVATGVGVLVATLLTLGPLRGRTPTPVEASP is encoded by the coding sequence GTGAGGGTGTACGCGCTCGTCATGCTGATCGCGGCGGTCGTCACGTACCTGCTGATGCCGCTCGCACGGTGGTGCGCCCTGCGCTGGGGGGCGATCACGGCCGTGCGCGACCGTGACGTGCACGCGATTCCCACCCCGCGCCTGGGGGGCATGGCGATGTTCGGCGGCCTGCTCGTGGCGGTGCTCATCGCGAGCCGGCTGCCCTTCCTGTCCGGACTGTTCGACAACCCACGTCCCGTCATCGGCATCGTGGGCGGCGCCGCGCTCGTGTGCGCGCTGGGCGTGGCGGACGACATCTGGGACCTCGACTGGCTGACCAAGCTCATGGGGCAGGTGCTCGCCGCCGGCTTCCTGGCCTGGCAGGGCGTGCTGCTCTACCAGCTGCCGATCGCGGGGGTGCTCGTCGGCTCGACGCGCACGTGGGTGTTCGTCACCGTCGTCTCGGTCGTGGTCGCCATGAACGCCGTGAACTTCGTCGACGGGCTCGACGGCCTCGCGGCCGGGGTGCTCGCGATCGGCGGCGCCGCGTTCTTCCTCTACGCCTACCTGCTCACGCGCGGCACGAGCCAGGGCGACTACTCGAGCCTCGCCGCGCTCGTGCTCGCCGTGCTCGTCGGGGTGTGCGTCGGCTTCCTGCCGCACAACGCCTACCCCGCGCGCATCTTCATGGGCGACTCCGGGTCGATGCTGCTGGGCTTCGTCATGGCCGCGGCCGCGATCGTCGTCACGGGGCAGATCGACCCGAAGGCAGTGGTCGACCGTGTGCAGTTCCCCGCCTACGTGCCGATCCTGCTGCCCGTCGCCGTGCTCGTCCTGCCCCTGCTCGACATGGGGCTGGCCATCGTGCGGCGCCTGCTCAAGGGCAAGAGCCCCTTCCACCCCGACCGTCTGCACCTGCACCACCGGCTGCTGGCCCTCGGGCACAGCCACCGCCGCGCGGTCCTCATCATGTACGTGTGGACCGCCGTGCTGGCGTTCGGCGTCGCCGCGCTGGCCGTGTGGTCGACGACCACGGTGCTGGTCGCGACCGGCGTCGGCGTCCTCGTGGCCACCCTGCTCACCCTCGGCCCGCTGCGCGGGCGCACCCCGACCCCCGTGGAGGCATCCCCGTGA
- a CDS encoding F0F1 ATP synthase subunit delta, whose amino-acid sequence MRGTSRAALQAAEDRFTPVLQAAGTQARSLGGELFALVDALDASGSLRRTLADPSLPGDAKAALAARLLDGADARTVDVVQTLVRARWSSDDDLADAAERLAFQALLQSAQADGALGTVEEELFAVVRGLAGQREARQSLVDPAYPAQARGDLAEGLLGGAGSPATRAVVRRAAVAPRGRQFVTTLQHVGDLLAEMRNREVAVVTSAAPLSDTQRERLTDLVGRALGRAVQLNVVVDPQVVGGLRVQAGPDVIDATVLARLADARRQLAG is encoded by the coding sequence ATGCGCGGGACGAGCAGGGCCGCGCTGCAGGCGGCCGAGGACCGGTTCACCCCGGTCCTGCAGGCCGCCGGCACGCAGGCCCGCAGCCTCGGCGGCGAGCTGTTCGCCCTCGTCGACGCACTCGACGCGTCGGGGTCGCTGCGGCGCACGCTCGCGGACCCGTCGCTGCCGGGCGACGCCAAGGCGGCGCTCGCCGCGCGGCTGCTGGACGGCGCGGACGCCCGCACCGTCGACGTCGTGCAGACGCTCGTGCGGGCCCGCTGGTCGTCGGACGACGACCTGGCGGACGCGGCCGAGCGGCTCGCGTTCCAGGCCCTGCTGCAGTCCGCCCAGGCGGACGGCGCGCTGGGCACCGTGGAGGAGGAGCTGTTCGCCGTCGTGCGCGGGCTCGCCGGTCAGCGCGAGGCGCGCCAGAGCCTGGTGGACCCGGCGTACCCGGCGCAGGCGCGCGGCGACCTCGCCGAGGGCCTGCTCGGCGGCGCGGGCAGCCCGGCCACGCGCGCGGTCGTCCGCCGTGCGGCCGTCGCGCCGCGCGGACGCCAGTTCGTGACGACGCTCCAGCACGTCGGCGACCTGCTCGCCGAGATGCGCAACCGCGAGGTCGCCGTGGTCACCTCGGCGGCGCCGCTGTCCGACACCCAGCGCGAGCGCCTGACCGACCTCGTGGGCCGTGCCCTGGGCCGTGCGGTCCAGCTCAACGTCGTCGTCGACCCCCAGGTCGTCGGCGGCCTCCGCGTGCAGGCCGGGCCCGACGTCATCGACGCGACCGTCCTCGCCCGACTCGCCGACGCCCGCCGGCAGCTGGCCGGCTGA